One genomic window of Triplophysa rosa linkage group LG11, Trosa_1v2, whole genome shotgun sequence includes the following:
- the epn3a gene encoding epsin-3 isoform X1: protein MTTSSLRRQVKNIVNNYTDAEIKVREATSNDPWGPPTSLMLEIADLTFNVVAFTEVMGIIWKRLNDHGKNWRHVYKALSLLDYLIKMGSERVAQQCKQNIYAIQTLQDFQYIDRDGQDQGVNVREKSKQLVSLLRDDERLKHERSQAHKTRERVAGTSSAMGYGSLPPPYPGRRTSQPSMTALYGEEIGRSRGSPTSFNSSSSSPHLAPDLERARPQTSGEEELQLQLALAMSREESEKEQDMTSDVRRCPDTVSEPPPAVDIDEQTQLQIAMSLSKEEAQKPAPPPAAAALDMDEEAQLQLALNLSKEEHQQEERSRQGDESLLQKALEESKRDLEARGGGSAMLDLVDIFVPAPDVPSRANPWDSSGGHSAQAGPRRGDPWDCVEPSSLNARHGSSWMAPPASSVHSQPWAQRHPDPWEAPQSGQNPASVNQTWTSPAHTGTGVDPFSPLPADKQGSIGPLRTPSPRAASPSDDDLFDEAMDGGQANVNGHGSPELFNMSSLGESLPKPTPQTCSTPEAFLGPTAASLVNFDSLIPSNPPAKNFNPFLSGLSAPSATNPFQQEQQRLTLNQMRPSSTSPVPTSLPFNTALPMSASKQPMSLPSTFTQPLHAPLEVTGNLPQPLLPLSTTSTLGDPDQHNQNPFL, encoded by the exons ATGACCACCTCGTCTTTACGGCGGCAGGTGAAGAACATCGTCAACAACTACACGGATGCGGAGATCAAGGTCAGGGAGGCGACGTCCAACGACCCGTGGGGTCCTCCCACCTCGCTCATGCTGGAAATCGCAGACCTGACCTTCAACGTGGTGGCGTTCACAGAGGTCATGGGCATCATCTGGAAGAGGCTCAACGATCACGGCAAGAACTGGCGGCACGTGTACAAGGCCCTCTCCTTGCTGGACTACTTGATCAAGATGGGATCAGAGCGCGTGGCCCAGCAGTGCAAGCAGAACATATATGCCATCCAGACTCTGCAGGATTTCCAGTACATTGACCGAGACGGTCAGGATCAGGGCGTGAACGTGCGGGAAAAGTCCAAGCAGCTGGTGTCCCTGTTGAGGGACGACGAGCGGCTCAAGCACGAGAGATCCCAGGCGCACAAGACCCGCGAGCGTGTGGCAGGAACCAGCAGTGCCATGGGATATGGATCTTTACCGCCTCCTTACCCGGGGCGCCGCACCAGTCAGCCCAGCATGACAGCGCTGTATGGGGAAGAGATCGGCAGATCTAGGGGCTCACCGACCTCCTTCAATT CCTCCTCATCCTCCCCTCATCTGGCCCCTGATCTGGAGCGGGCCCGGCCGCAGACGAGCGGAGAGGAGGAGCTTCAGCTGCAGCTGGCCCTGGCCATGAGCCGAGAGGAGAGCGAGAAG GAACAGGATATGACATCAGATGTCAGACGGTGCCCCGACACAGTATCAGAG CCCCCTCCTGCTGTAGATATCGATGAGCAGACGCAACTGCAGATTGCGATGAGTCTCAGTAAAGAGGAGGCGCAGAAG CCGGCGCCTCCACCCGCAGCTGCTGCTCTGGACATGGATGAAGAGGCACAGCTCCAGCTGGCCCTCAACCTCAGTAAAGAGGAACATCAGCAG GAGGAACGCAGTCGTCAGGGAGACGAGTCGTTGCTTCAGAAAGCTCTGGAGGAGAGCAAACGAGACTTGGAGgccagaggaggagga TCTGCCATGCTGGATCTTGTAGATATTTTTGTTCCAGCCCCTGATGTGCCTTCTAGGGCCAATCCTTGGGATTCATCCGGAGGCCATAGCGCCCAGGCTGGTCCTAGGAGAGGCGACCCCTGGGACTGTGTGG AGCCCAGCTCTTTAAATGCTAGACATGGTAGCTCATGGATGGCACCACCTGCTTCAAGCGTTCATTCCCAGCCTTGGGCACAGCGACATCCTGACCCATGGGAGGCTCCTCAGAGTGGCCAGAACCCTGCTTCTGTGAATCAGACGTGGACATCCCCTGCACATACTG GAACTGGCGTTGATCCCTTTTCTCCCCTACCTGCAGACAAACAAGGATCTATTGGTCCTCTCAGAACTCCATCTCCTCGGGCAGCAAGTCCTTCAG ATGACGATCTTTTCGATGAGGCTATGGATGGAGGTCAGGCAAACGTGAACGGCCACGGCAGTCCTGAGCTTTTCAATATGTCTTCCCTTGGTGAAAGTCTACCAAAACCAACTCCTCAAACCTGCAGCACCCCAGAGGCGTTCCTGGGCCCCACTGCGGCATCGCTTGTCAATTTTGACTCTTTGATACCCTCCAACCCTCCTGCCAAGAACTTCAACCCATTTTTATCAG GACTAAGCGCTCCCTCAGCAACTAATCCATTCCAGCAGGAACAACAGCGTCTCACTCTAAACCAGATGCGTCCCAGTTCCACATCGCCTGTACCCACATCTCTCCCCTTTAATACCGCTCTACCCATGTCTGCCAGCAAACAGCCCATGTCCCTGCCCAGTACCTTCACCCAGCCTTTGCACGCCCCGCTGGAAGTCACTGGAAACCTTCCCCAACCGCTGCTACCCCTTTCAACGACATCCACGCTTGGAGATCCAGACCAACACAACCAGAATCCATTCCTATAA
- the epn3a gene encoding epsin-3 isoform X3, whose protein sequence is MTTSSLRRQVKNIVNNYTDAEIKVREATSNDPWGPPTSLMLEIADLTFNVVAFTEVMGIIWKRLNDHGKNWRHVYKALSLLDYLIKMGSERVAQQCKQNIYAIQTLQDFQYIDRDGQDQGVNVREKSKQLVSLLRDDERLKHERSQAHKTRERVAGTSSAMGYGSLPPPYPGRRTSQPSMTALYGEEIGRSRGSPTSFNSSSSSPHLAPDLERARPQTSGEEELQLQLALAMSREESEKEQDMTSDVRRCPDTVSEPPPAVDIDEQTQLQIAMSLSKEEAQKPAPPPAAAALDMDEEAQLQLALNLSKEEHQQSAMLDLVDIFVPAPDVPSRANPWDSSGGHSAQAGPRRGDPWDCVEPSSLNARHGSSWMAPPASSVHSQPWAQRHPDPWEAPQSGQNPASVNQTWTSPAHTGTGVDPFSPLPADKQGSIGPLRTPSPRAASPSDDDLFDEAMDGGQANVNGHGSPELFNMSSLGESLPKPTPQTCSTPEAFLGPTAASLVNFDSLIPSNPPAKNFNPFLSGLSAPSATNPFQQEQQRLTLNQMRPSSTSPVPTSLPFNTALPMSASKQPMSLPSTFTQPLHAPLEVTGNLPQPLLPLSTTSTLGDPDQHNQNPFL, encoded by the exons ATGACCACCTCGTCTTTACGGCGGCAGGTGAAGAACATCGTCAACAACTACACGGATGCGGAGATCAAGGTCAGGGAGGCGACGTCCAACGACCCGTGGGGTCCTCCCACCTCGCTCATGCTGGAAATCGCAGACCTGACCTTCAACGTGGTGGCGTTCACAGAGGTCATGGGCATCATCTGGAAGAGGCTCAACGATCACGGCAAGAACTGGCGGCACGTGTACAAGGCCCTCTCCTTGCTGGACTACTTGATCAAGATGGGATCAGAGCGCGTGGCCCAGCAGTGCAAGCAGAACATATATGCCATCCAGACTCTGCAGGATTTCCAGTACATTGACCGAGACGGTCAGGATCAGGGCGTGAACGTGCGGGAAAAGTCCAAGCAGCTGGTGTCCCTGTTGAGGGACGACGAGCGGCTCAAGCACGAGAGATCCCAGGCGCACAAGACCCGCGAGCGTGTGGCAGGAACCAGCAGTGCCATGGGATATGGATCTTTACCGCCTCCTTACCCGGGGCGCCGCACCAGTCAGCCCAGCATGACAGCGCTGTATGGGGAAGAGATCGGCAGATCTAGGGGCTCACCGACCTCCTTCAATT CCTCCTCATCCTCCCCTCATCTGGCCCCTGATCTGGAGCGGGCCCGGCCGCAGACGAGCGGAGAGGAGGAGCTTCAGCTGCAGCTGGCCCTGGCCATGAGCCGAGAGGAGAGCGAGAAG GAACAGGATATGACATCAGATGTCAGACGGTGCCCCGACACAGTATCAGAG CCCCCTCCTGCTGTAGATATCGATGAGCAGACGCAACTGCAGATTGCGATGAGTCTCAGTAAAGAGGAGGCGCAGAAG CCGGCGCCTCCACCCGCAGCTGCTGCTCTGGACATGGATGAAGAGGCACAGCTCCAGCTGGCCCTCAACCTCAGTAAAGAGGAACATCAGCAG TCTGCCATGCTGGATCTTGTAGATATTTTTGTTCCAGCCCCTGATGTGCCTTCTAGGGCCAATCCTTGGGATTCATCCGGAGGCCATAGCGCCCAGGCTGGTCCTAGGAGAGGCGACCCCTGGGACTGTGTGG AGCCCAGCTCTTTAAATGCTAGACATGGTAGCTCATGGATGGCACCACCTGCTTCAAGCGTTCATTCCCAGCCTTGGGCACAGCGACATCCTGACCCATGGGAGGCTCCTCAGAGTGGCCAGAACCCTGCTTCTGTGAATCAGACGTGGACATCCCCTGCACATACTG GAACTGGCGTTGATCCCTTTTCTCCCCTACCTGCAGACAAACAAGGATCTATTGGTCCTCTCAGAACTCCATCTCCTCGGGCAGCAAGTCCTTCAG ATGACGATCTTTTCGATGAGGCTATGGATGGAGGTCAGGCAAACGTGAACGGCCACGGCAGTCCTGAGCTTTTCAATATGTCTTCCCTTGGTGAAAGTCTACCAAAACCAACTCCTCAAACCTGCAGCACCCCAGAGGCGTTCCTGGGCCCCACTGCGGCATCGCTTGTCAATTTTGACTCTTTGATACCCTCCAACCCTCCTGCCAAGAACTTCAACCCATTTTTATCAG GACTAAGCGCTCCCTCAGCAACTAATCCATTCCAGCAGGAACAACAGCGTCTCACTCTAAACCAGATGCGTCCCAGTTCCACATCGCCTGTACCCACATCTCTCCCCTTTAATACCGCTCTACCCATGTCTGCCAGCAAACAGCCCATGTCCCTGCCCAGTACCTTCACCCAGCCTTTGCACGCCCCGCTGGAAGTCACTGGAAACCTTCCCCAACCGCTGCTACCCCTTTCAACGACATCCACGCTTGGAGATCCAGACCAACACAACCAGAATCCATTCCTATAA
- the epn3a gene encoding epsin-3 isoform X2: MTTSSLRRQVKNIVNNYTDAEIKVREATSNDPWGPPTSLMLEIADLTFNVVAFTEVMGIIWKRLNDHGKNWRHVYKALSLLDYLIKMGSERVAQQCKQNIYAIQTLQDFQYIDRDGQDQGVNVREKSKQLVSLLRDDERLKHERSQAHKTRERVAGTSSAMGYGSLPPPYPGRRTSQPSMTALYGEEIGRSRGSPTSFNSSSSSPHLAPDLERARPQTSGEEELQLQLALAMSREESEKEQDMTSDVRRCPDTVSEPPPAVDIDEQTQLQIAMSLSKEEAQKPAPPPAAAALDMDEEAQLQLALNLSKEEHQQEERSRQGDESLLQKALEESKRDLEARGGGSAMLDLVDIFVPAPDVPSRANPWDSSGGHSAQAGPRRGDPWDCVEPSSLNARHGSSWMAPPASSVHSQPWAQRHPDPWEAPQSGQNPASVNQTWTSPAHTDKQGSIGPLRTPSPRAASPSDDDLFDEAMDGGQANVNGHGSPELFNMSSLGESLPKPTPQTCSTPEAFLGPTAASLVNFDSLIPSNPPAKNFNPFLSGLSAPSATNPFQQEQQRLTLNQMRPSSTSPVPTSLPFNTALPMSASKQPMSLPSTFTQPLHAPLEVTGNLPQPLLPLSTTSTLGDPDQHNQNPFL; the protein is encoded by the exons ATGACCACCTCGTCTTTACGGCGGCAGGTGAAGAACATCGTCAACAACTACACGGATGCGGAGATCAAGGTCAGGGAGGCGACGTCCAACGACCCGTGGGGTCCTCCCACCTCGCTCATGCTGGAAATCGCAGACCTGACCTTCAACGTGGTGGCGTTCACAGAGGTCATGGGCATCATCTGGAAGAGGCTCAACGATCACGGCAAGAACTGGCGGCACGTGTACAAGGCCCTCTCCTTGCTGGACTACTTGATCAAGATGGGATCAGAGCGCGTGGCCCAGCAGTGCAAGCAGAACATATATGCCATCCAGACTCTGCAGGATTTCCAGTACATTGACCGAGACGGTCAGGATCAGGGCGTGAACGTGCGGGAAAAGTCCAAGCAGCTGGTGTCCCTGTTGAGGGACGACGAGCGGCTCAAGCACGAGAGATCCCAGGCGCACAAGACCCGCGAGCGTGTGGCAGGAACCAGCAGTGCCATGGGATATGGATCTTTACCGCCTCCTTACCCGGGGCGCCGCACCAGTCAGCCCAGCATGACAGCGCTGTATGGGGAAGAGATCGGCAGATCTAGGGGCTCACCGACCTCCTTCAATT CCTCCTCATCCTCCCCTCATCTGGCCCCTGATCTGGAGCGGGCCCGGCCGCAGACGAGCGGAGAGGAGGAGCTTCAGCTGCAGCTGGCCCTGGCCATGAGCCGAGAGGAGAGCGAGAAG GAACAGGATATGACATCAGATGTCAGACGGTGCCCCGACACAGTATCAGAG CCCCCTCCTGCTGTAGATATCGATGAGCAGACGCAACTGCAGATTGCGATGAGTCTCAGTAAAGAGGAGGCGCAGAAG CCGGCGCCTCCACCCGCAGCTGCTGCTCTGGACATGGATGAAGAGGCACAGCTCCAGCTGGCCCTCAACCTCAGTAAAGAGGAACATCAGCAG GAGGAACGCAGTCGTCAGGGAGACGAGTCGTTGCTTCAGAAAGCTCTGGAGGAGAGCAAACGAGACTTGGAGgccagaggaggagga TCTGCCATGCTGGATCTTGTAGATATTTTTGTTCCAGCCCCTGATGTGCCTTCTAGGGCCAATCCTTGGGATTCATCCGGAGGCCATAGCGCCCAGGCTGGTCCTAGGAGAGGCGACCCCTGGGACTGTGTGG AGCCCAGCTCTTTAAATGCTAGACATGGTAGCTCATGGATGGCACCACCTGCTTCAAGCGTTCATTCCCAGCCTTGGGCACAGCGACATCCTGACCCATGGGAGGCTCCTCAGAGTGGCCAGAACCCTGCTTCTGTGAATCAGACGTGGACATCCCCTGCACATACTG ACAAACAAGGATCTATTGGTCCTCTCAGAACTCCATCTCCTCGGGCAGCAAGTCCTTCAG ATGACGATCTTTTCGATGAGGCTATGGATGGAGGTCAGGCAAACGTGAACGGCCACGGCAGTCCTGAGCTTTTCAATATGTCTTCCCTTGGTGAAAGTCTACCAAAACCAACTCCTCAAACCTGCAGCACCCCAGAGGCGTTCCTGGGCCCCACTGCGGCATCGCTTGTCAATTTTGACTCTTTGATACCCTCCAACCCTCCTGCCAAGAACTTCAACCCATTTTTATCAG GACTAAGCGCTCCCTCAGCAACTAATCCATTCCAGCAGGAACAACAGCGTCTCACTCTAAACCAGATGCGTCCCAGTTCCACATCGCCTGTACCCACATCTCTCCCCTTTAATACCGCTCTACCCATGTCTGCCAGCAAACAGCCCATGTCCCTGCCCAGTACCTTCACCCAGCCTTTGCACGCCCCGCTGGAAGTCACTGGAAACCTTCCCCAACCGCTGCTACCCCTTTCAACGACATCCACGCTTGGAGATCCAGACCAACACAACCAGAATCCATTCCTATAA